In one window of Pseudomonas chlororaphis subsp. chlororaphis DNA:
- a CDS encoding LysR family transcriptional regulator, with amino-acid sequence MLNKRYLPSITALQCFEAVTRHLSFTRAAEELNLTQSAVSKQVAQLEELLQHLLFRRVRRRLQLTPAGDLYLVEVRKILSQIEMSTHYLRSYGGETEVLRVSTPSTFGARWLVPRLKGWRLRHPQIHLDLCNEQEADDLLQGRSDMAFYFGQGSRPGTECLKLFGEELVAVCAPGSLPDKPFTDPTQLAELVLLQLASRPQAWHDWFDSQGYHTEHSYHGPRFETFYMCIRAAQVGCGVALLPRFLVEEELAEGKLVLAWDYAMPSHDAYYLAYPEHAAEVPKVRDFVRWMLEQIDSPTPA; translated from the coding sequence ATGCTGAACAAACGCTACCTGCCCTCGATCACCGCCCTGCAGTGTTTCGAGGCCGTCACCCGGCACCTGAGCTTCACCCGCGCCGCCGAGGAGCTGAACCTGACCCAGAGCGCGGTCAGCAAGCAGGTCGCGCAGTTGGAAGAGCTCCTGCAACACCTGCTGTTTCGCCGGGTACGCCGGCGCCTGCAACTGACCCCGGCCGGCGACCTGTATCTGGTGGAGGTGCGCAAGATCCTCTCGCAGATCGAGATGTCGACCCATTACCTGCGCTCCTACGGCGGCGAAACCGAAGTCCTGCGGGTGTCCACCCCATCGACCTTCGGCGCGCGCTGGCTGGTGCCGCGCCTCAAGGGCTGGCGCCTGCGCCACCCGCAGATCCACCTGGACCTGTGCAACGAGCAGGAAGCCGACGACCTGCTGCAGGGCCGCAGCGACATGGCGTTCTACTTCGGCCAGGGTTCGCGTCCCGGCACCGAGTGCCTGAAGCTGTTCGGCGAAGAGCTGGTGGCGGTCTGCGCCCCCGGCAGCCTGCCGGACAAGCCGTTCACCGACCCGACGCAGCTGGCCGAGCTGGTGCTGCTGCAACTGGCCTCGCGGCCGCAGGCCTGGCATGACTGGTTCGACAGCCAGGGTTACCACACCGAGCACAGCTATCACGGCCCGCGCTTCGAAACCTTCTACATGTGCATCAGGGCCGCCCAGGTCGGCTGCGGCGTGGCCCTGCTGCCGCGGTTCCTGGTGGAAGAAGAACTGGCCGAGGGCAAGCTGGTGCTGGCCTGGGACTACGCCATGCCCAGCCACGATGCCTATTACCTGGCCTACCCCGAACATGCGGCCGAAGTGCCCAAGGTGCGGGACTTCGTACGCTGGATGCTGGAACAGATCGACAGCCCGACGCCGGCCTGA
- the amaB gene encoding L-piperidine-6-carboxylate dehydrogenase — protein sequence MVAALLDRLGVNPALYQSGKQPVHSPIDGSRIASVNWQGAAEVEQQVSRAEHAFELWRKVPAPRRGELVRQFGEVLREYKADLGELVSWEAGKITQEGLGEVQEMIDICDFAVGLSRQLYGLTIASERPGHHMRETWHPLGIVGVISAFNFPVAVWAWNTTLALVCGNPVIWKPSEKTPLTALACQALFERVLKNFSDAPEYLSQVIIGGRDAGEALVDDPRVALISATGSTRMGREVAPKVAARFARSILELGGNNAMILGPSADLDMAVRAILFSAVGTAGQRCTTLRRLIAHESVKDEIVTRLKAAYSKVRIGHPLQGNLVGPLIDKHSFDNMQDALEQALSEGGRVFGGKRQLEDQFPNAYYVSPAIVEMPEQSDVVCSETFAPILYVVGYSDFTEALRLNNAVPQGLSSCIFTTDVREAEQFMSAVGSDCGIANVNIGPSGAEIGGAFGGEKETGGGRESGSDAWRAYMRRQTNTVNYSLELPLAQGITFD from the coding sequence ATGGTTGCCGCATTGCTTGATCGTCTTGGTGTGAACCCGGCCCTGTATCAATCGGGCAAGCAGCCCGTGCATTCGCCGATCGACGGCAGCCGCATCGCTTCGGTGAACTGGCAGGGCGCAGCTGAGGTGGAGCAGCAGGTCAGTCGCGCGGAGCATGCGTTCGAGTTGTGGCGCAAGGTGCCGGCGCCGCGGCGTGGCGAGCTGGTGCGCCAGTTCGGCGAAGTGCTGCGCGAATACAAGGCCGACCTCGGTGAGCTGGTGTCCTGGGAAGCCGGCAAGATCACCCAGGAAGGCCTGGGCGAAGTGCAGGAAATGATCGACATCTGCGACTTCGCGGTCGGCCTGTCACGCCAGCTGTACGGGCTGACCATCGCCTCCGAGCGCCCGGGCCACCACATGCGCGAAACCTGGCACCCGCTGGGCATCGTCGGGGTGATCAGCGCGTTCAACTTCCCGGTCGCGGTCTGGGCCTGGAACACCACCCTGGCGCTGGTCTGCGGCAACCCGGTGATCTGGAAACCCTCGGAAAAGACCCCGTTGACCGCCCTGGCCTGCCAGGCGCTGTTCGAGCGCGTGCTGAAGAACTTCAGCGATGCCCCCGAGTACTTGAGCCAGGTGATCATCGGCGGGCGCGACGCCGGCGAAGCGCTGGTGGACGACCCGCGCGTGGCCCTGATCAGCGCCACCGGCAGCACCCGCATGGGCCGCGAAGTGGCCCCGAAAGTCGCCGCGCGTTTCGCCCGCAGCATCCTCGAGCTGGGCGGCAACAACGCGATGATCCTGGGGCCGAGCGCCGATCTGGACATGGCCGTGCGCGCCATCCTGTTCAGCGCCGTCGGTACCGCTGGCCAGCGCTGCACGACGTTGCGCCGGCTGATTGCCCATGAATCGGTGAAGGATGAAATCGTCACCCGCCTCAAGGCCGCCTATTCCAAGGTGCGCATCGGCCATCCGCTACAAGGCAACCTGGTCGGTCCGCTGATCGACAAGCACAGCTTTGACAACATGCAGGATGCGCTGGAGCAGGCCCTGAGCGAGGGAGGCCGGGTGTTCGGCGGCAAGCGCCAGCTGGAAGACCAGTTCCCCAACGCCTATTACGTGTCGCCGGCGATTGTCGAAATGCCGGAGCAGAGCGACGTGGTGTGCAGCGAGACCTTCGCACCGATTCTCTACGTGGTGGGCTACAGCGATTTCACCGAAGCGCTGCGCCTGAACAACGCCGTGCCGCAAGGCCTGTCGTCCTGCATCTTCACCACTGATGTGCGTGAGGCCGAGCAGTTCATGTCGGCGGTGGGCAGCGACTGCGGCATCGCCAACGTCAACATCGGCCCGAGCGGAGCGGAGATCGGCGGCGCCTTCGGTGGCGAGAAAGAAACCGGCGGCGGCCGCGAATCCGGCTCCGATGCCTGGCGCGCCTATATGCGCCGGCAGACCAACACCGTGAACTACTCACTGGAGTTGCCATTGGCGCAGGGTATTACCTTCGACTGA
- the amaA gene encoding L-pipecolate oxidase — protein sequence MPLREECLWEKLTPQRPDNAALKGEVTVDVCVIGAGFTGLSAAVHLLEQGKRVCVLEAHRTGHGGSGRNVGLVNAGMWIPPDEIEAGFGEAVGSQLNRMLGAAPALVFSLIDKYRIDCQLRREGTLHMAHNARGEADLRSREAQWKRRGAPVELLTGTACETATGTRKIAAALLDRRAGTVNPMAYVSGLAKAAVDLGGQLFDHSPVTRLERQGQRWSVQTAQGSVLAEQVVIASNAYTEGDWTELRRNFFPGYYYQVASRPLAEEAAQRILPGGQGSWDTRQVLSSIRRDADGRLLLGSLGNGNQKPAWFLKAWADRVQQHYFPYLKTVEWECTWTGCIAFTPDHLMRLFEPAPGLVAVTGYNGRGVTTGTVVGKAFADYLCNGNPQALPIPFAPMQPLAGVGLRSCLYEAGFSLYHAGQCLRIVI from the coding sequence ATGCCGTTACGCGAAGAATGCCTGTGGGAAAAACTGACGCCGCAAAGGCCTGACAATGCCGCGCTCAAGGGCGAGGTCACGGTGGATGTCTGCGTGATCGGTGCGGGTTTTACCGGCCTGTCGGCCGCCGTGCACCTGCTGGAGCAGGGCAAAAGGGTTTGTGTACTGGAAGCCCACCGCACCGGTCACGGCGGTTCGGGACGCAACGTGGGGCTGGTGAACGCCGGGATGTGGATCCCGCCGGACGAGATCGAGGCCGGTTTCGGCGAGGCGGTCGGCAGCCAGCTCAACCGCATGCTGGGGGCGGCGCCGGCCCTGGTGTTCAGCCTGATCGACAAATACCGCATCGATTGCCAATTGCGCCGCGAGGGCACCCTGCACATGGCGCACAACGCCCGGGGCGAAGCCGACCTGCGCAGCCGGGAAGCCCAGTGGAAACGTCGGGGCGCGCCGGTCGAGCTGTTGACCGGCACGGCCTGTGAAACCGCCACCGGCACCAGGAAGATCGCCGCGGCCTTGCTCGATCGCCGGGCCGGCACGGTCAATCCGATGGCCTATGTCAGTGGCCTGGCCAAGGCCGCGGTCGACCTGGGTGGCCAGCTGTTCGACCATTCGCCGGTGACCCGTCTCGAACGCCAGGGCCAGCGCTGGTCGGTGCAGACTGCCCAGGGCTCGGTGCTGGCCGAGCAGGTGGTGATTGCCTCCAATGCTTACACCGAGGGCGACTGGACCGAATTGCGGCGTAATTTTTTCCCCGGTTACTACTATCAGGTTGCCTCCAGGCCGCTGGCCGAGGAAGCCGCGCAGCGGATCCTGCCGGGTGGCCAGGGTTCCTGGGATACCCGCCAGGTGCTCAGCAGCATTCGCCGGGACGCCGACGGCCGCCTGTTGCTGGGCAGCCTGGGCAATGGCAACCAGAAGCCGGCCTGGTTCCTCAAGGCCTGGGCCGACCGGGTACAGCAGCACTATTTCCCCTACCTGAAAACGGTGGAATGGGAGTGCACCTGGACCGGTTGCATCGCCTTTACCCCCGATCACCTGATGCGCCTGTTCGAGCCGGCGCCCGGTCTGGTGGCGGTCACCGGCTACAACGGCCGGGGTGTGACCACCGGCACCGTGGTCGGCAAGGCGTTCGCCGATTACCTGTGTAACGGAAATCCTCAGGCCTTGCCGATTCCCTTCGCTCCCATGCAGCCCCTGGCGGGCGTGGGCTTGCGCAGTTGCCTATACGAGGCCGGGTTCTCCCTGTATCACGCGGGCCAGTGCCTGCGCATCGTTATCTGA